The following proteins come from a genomic window of Candidatus Bipolaricaulis sibiricus:
- a CDS encoding Rubredoxin, translated as MEKWECTVCGWIYDPAKGDPTQGISPRTAFEDLPEDWLCPECGAPKDMFELVG; from the coding sequence ATGGAAAAGTGGGAATGCACGGTCTGCGGATGGATCTACGATCCCGCGAAAGGGGACCCTACCCAGGGCATCTCGCCCCGGACGGCGTTTGAGGACCTCCCCGAGGACTGGTTGTGCCCGGAGTGCGGTGCTCCGAAGGACATGTTTGAGCTTGTAGGCTAA
- a CDS encoding NAD(P)/FAD-dependent oxidoreductase, with the protein MAFVVLGGGLAGVTAARTLRSLDGATAITIVEAEPTPYYLRPGLIEVLAGRKTLSEITPFPRAWFEHRRIAYRSGTPAVALQPAAHRVQLASGEVLTYERLLLACGAEAVQPDLPGVSVGGVFTLRSAADVERIRTRAETVSAAAVIGGGWLGIEVARALHDLGLAVVLLERGPWLLNRQLDAGAARVLQEILVAQGIGVRVGAACQTIVGSTEVEAVRLADGEEIAAGLVVISAGIRPRVGLALAAGLRTGQGVIVDDHLATSDPEIFAAGDVAEWRGRIYGIIPAAREQGELAARNMVEPGRATYSGTSPTNKLKVAGVDLLCLGNTQPRGGSLREMRHADPSSGRYVKFVLGGDGELAGAILLGAPELAGPIEELAQAGVPAEDDLQRLLAS; encoded by the coding sequence ATGGCGTTCGTTGTCCTCGGCGGAGGACTGGCTGGAGTCACCGCAGCCAGGACCCTGCGGTCGCTCGATGGCGCGACGGCAATCACCATCGTCGAGGCTGAGCCCACCCCCTACTATCTGCGCCCTGGCCTGATCGAGGTCCTTGCAGGGCGCAAGACCCTCTCCGAGATCACCCCGTTTCCCCGGGCGTGGTTTGAACACCGGAGGATCGCCTACCGATCGGGGACGCCGGCGGTGGCGCTCCAGCCGGCCGCGCACCGGGTGCAGCTCGCGTCTGGCGAGGTCCTCACCTACGAACGGCTGTTGCTCGCTTGTGGGGCGGAGGCCGTTCAGCCCGATCTCCCTGGGGTGAGCGTGGGAGGCGTGTTCACCCTGCGTTCGGCGGCAGACGTCGAGCGGATTCGGACGCGTGCTGAGACCGTATCGGCTGCGGCGGTGATCGGGGGAGGATGGCTGGGGATCGAGGTCGCCCGCGCCCTCCACGATCTCGGCCTGGCGGTGGTTCTCCTCGAGCGGGGACCGTGGCTCCTCAACCGCCAGCTCGATGCCGGTGCGGCCCGCGTACTTCAGGAGATCCTCGTCGCTCAAGGGATCGGGGTCCGCGTCGGCGCGGCGTGCCAGACGATCGTGGGCTCCACAGAAGTCGAGGCGGTCCGCCTTGCCGATGGCGAGGAGATCGCAGCCGGGTTGGTCGTGATCTCCGCCGGGATCCGGCCCCGGGTCGGGCTGGCACTGGCCGCAGGCCTCCGCACGGGCCAGGGGGTGATCGTGGACGATCACCTCGCGACCTCCGACCCCGAGATCTTCGCCGCGGGCGACGTCGCGGAGTGGCGTGGCCGCATCTACGGGATCATCCCCGCGGCCCGCGAGCAAGGCGAACTGGCCGCCCGCAACATGGTCGAGCCGGGTCGCGCCACGTACTCCGGCACCTCGCCCACGAACAAGCTCAAGGTGGCGGGGGTGGACCTGCTCTGCCTGGGAAACACCCAGCCCCGGGGGGGGTCGCTTCGCGAGATGCGCCATGCCGACCCAAGCTCGGGCCGCTATGTGAAGTTCGTCCTGGGCGGAGATGGCGAGCTGGCCGGTGCGATTCTCCTCGGCGCCCCAGAGCTCGCCGGTCCAATCGAAGAGCTGGCACAGGCCGGCGTGCCCGCCGAAGACGACCTCCAACGCCTCCTCGCATCCTAG
- a CDS encoding 2-oxoacid:ferredoxin oxidoreductase subunit gamma, with protein sequence MNGAEKGVLISGVGGQGIVFAGRLLARAWFGQGKHVALRHAYGAEVMGTAVHSEVVVAEGPIRCPYLETADVAVVLHRTAVAEVLPRLAPGALLVLDGEIELRDVPDGVRAEVRPLIRTAEMSASGDPGRAAPLLALGFLAGRGVVDLDGLIAAIGTGATAGEATRMVHLGHSLA encoded by the coding sequence ATGAACGGGGCTGAGAAGGGCGTCCTCATCTCCGGGGTCGGGGGCCAGGGGATCGTGTTCGCCGGTCGGCTCCTCGCCCGGGCGTGGTTTGGCCAGGGAAAGCACGTCGCGCTGCGCCACGCCTACGGGGCGGAGGTGATGGGGACCGCGGTCCACTCCGAGGTCGTGGTCGCGGAGGGCCCGATCCGCTGCCCGTACCTCGAGACGGCTGACGTGGCCGTGGTCCTGCACCGCACCGCCGTGGCGGAGGTCCTCCCGCGGCTCGCGCCGGGGGCGCTCCTCGTCCTCGATGGGGAGATCGAGCTCCGCGACGTCCCGGACGGTGTGCGGGCGGAGGTCCGACCCCTCATCCGGACCGCCGAGATGAGCGCCTCGGGGGATCCCGGCCGGGCGGCCCCCCTCCTCGCCCTGGGGTTCCTCGCCGGGCGGGGGGTGGTTGACCTCGACGGCCTGATCGCGGCGATCGGGACGGGAGCGACGGCCGGCGAGGCAACACGCATGGTCCATCTCGGGCACTCCCTCGCGTAG
- a CDS encoding 2-oxoglutarate/2-oxoacid ferredoxin oxidoreductase, beta subunit: MNHPLHAYLREEVLPGPFCPGCGNGLVLGALVRAIARAGHADLRKFAFVSGIGCAAWIPSPHLRADSLHVAHGRAIPTAIGVKLRRPDLNVVVVGGDGDIAGIGGNHLVHAARRNADIVVVMVNNLVYGMTGGQVGPTTPHGLPTSTTPYGNPEAPMDAAAVVAAAGANYAARWTVAHPRRLEEALHTALGKTGFRFVEALSQCPARVGGRLKMEPAVFLNWLKEWSVPLGEADRDATGDRFTVGEYTNRDRPGLVETLAGLRPKGGRDERG; encoded by the coding sequence GTGAACCACCCCCTGCACGCCTACCTCCGCGAGGAGGTCTTGCCAGGTCCGTTCTGCCCGGGGTGCGGGAACGGGTTGGTCCTCGGCGCGCTCGTCCGCGCGATCGCTCGCGCTGGGCACGCCGACCTCCGGAAGTTCGCGTTCGTGAGCGGGATCGGGTGCGCGGCGTGGATCCCGAGCCCCCACCTCCGGGCGGACAGCCTCCACGTGGCCCACGGACGGGCGATCCCCACCGCGATCGGGGTCAAGCTGCGCCGCCCTGACCTGAACGTGGTCGTCGTCGGTGGGGACGGCGACATCGCCGGGATCGGGGGGAACCACCTCGTTCACGCCGCGCGCCGCAACGCGGACATCGTCGTCGTGATGGTCAACAACCTTGTCTACGGGATGACGGGGGGCCAGGTCGGCCCGACCACGCCCCACGGCCTCCCCACCTCGACCACTCCCTACGGGAACCCGGAGGCGCCGATGGACGCCGCTGCCGTGGTCGCCGCCGCCGGGGCGAACTACGCCGCGCGGTGGACGGTCGCCCACCCTCGTCGGCTCGAGGAAGCGCTTCACACGGCGCTCGGGAAGACGGGGTTCCGGTTCGTGGAGGCCCTGTCCCAGTGTCCGGCGCGGGTCGGGGGGCGGCTCAAGATGGAGCCCGCCGTGTTCCTGAACTGGCTCAAGGAGTGGAGCGTCCCCCTCGGGGAGGCCGACCGAGACGCGACCGGGGACCGGTTCACCGTCGGCGAGTACACGAACCGGGACCGGCCCGGGCTGGTGGAGACCCTGGCCGGGCTTCGCCCGAAGGGGGGACGGGATGAACGGGGCTGA
- a CDS encoding 2-oxoglutarate/2-oxoacid ferredoxin oxidoreductase, alpha subunit: protein MARDSVGGTSGGSARRSVASGGKRLSLATVSATRKLWSGNIAVAEGALAAGVDFYAGYPITPSSAIMEHLARELPKRGGTFLQAEDEIASVFMLIGASWAGGRPLTATSGPGFSLMQEGLGIAIMTETPLVVVDVMRLGPGTGQASKAGQGDLMQARWGRHGDQHLVVYAPTSAQDCFDLAVRAVNTAEKLRVPVVLLSDELVAHTWEGVAVPETVERVERPRYTGEGLPFASPDPRVTPPMPALGEGHGVLMTGSTHDGRGVRFTADPDVHRALATRLVDKVRLNADELAVIEEHGTDDAEVGVVAYGSVARAALAARELVAAQGIRLGVVVPKTLWPLPEEPIRRLAERVRAIVVPELSLGQLVLDVERIAAGACPVIGLSKVGGGIPLFPSEIAARVREVMP, encoded by the coding sequence GTGGCCCGTGATTCCGTCGGGGGGACCTCGGGCGGGTCGGCCCGTCGTTCTGTCGCCAGCGGCGGGAAGCGGCTATCCTTGGCCACCGTGAGCGCAACGCGCAAGCTGTGGTCGGGGAACATCGCCGTGGCCGAGGGGGCCCTCGCCGCGGGGGTCGACTTCTACGCCGGGTACCCGATCACCCCGTCGTCGGCGATCATGGAGCACCTCGCCCGCGAGCTCCCCAAGCGTGGGGGCACGTTCCTCCAGGCCGAAGACGAAATCGCCAGCGTGTTCATGCTCATCGGCGCCTCGTGGGCCGGCGGCCGCCCCCTCACCGCCACGAGCGGCCCCGGGTTCTCGCTGATGCAGGAGGGGTTGGGGATCGCGATCATGACCGAGACCCCGCTTGTCGTGGTGGACGTGATGCGGCTCGGGCCCGGGACGGGGCAGGCGTCGAAGGCCGGCCAGGGGGACCTCATGCAGGCGCGGTGGGGTCGGCACGGCGACCAGCACCTCGTCGTGTACGCGCCGACGTCGGCCCAGGACTGCTTCGACCTCGCGGTGCGGGCGGTGAACACGGCGGAGAAGCTGCGGGTGCCGGTGGTCCTCCTCTCGGACGAGCTCGTCGCCCACACCTGGGAAGGAGTGGCCGTGCCGGAGACGGTGGAACGGGTTGAGCGGCCACGGTACACGGGGGAGGGGCTGCCGTTCGCCTCCCCGGACCCCCGGGTCACCCCCCCGATGCCAGCCCTCGGGGAGGGCCACGGGGTCTTGATGACCGGGTCGACCCACGATGGCCGGGGGGTGCGGTTCACCGCGGACCCGGACGTCCACCGGGCGCTCGCGACGCGGCTTGTGGACAAGGTGCGGCTGAACGCCGACGAGCTTGCCGTGATCGAGGAGCACGGGACCGACGATGCCGAGGTGGGCGTGGTGGCCTACGGCTCGGTGGCCCGGGCGGCCCTGGCGGCACGGGAGCTCGTCGCTGCGCAGGGGATCCGGCTGGGCGTGGTCGTCCCGAAGACCCTGTGGCCGCTTCCCGAGGAGCCGATCCGCCGGCTGGCGGAGCGGGTGCGGGCGATCGTCGTCCCCGAGCTGTCGCTGGGCCAGCTCGTCCTCGACGTGGAGCGGATCGCGGCCGGCGCGTGCCCGGTGATCGGGCTGTCCAAGGTTGGGGGCGGGATCCCCCTCTTCCCGTCGGAGATCGCGGCTCGCGTGCGGGAGGTGATGCCGTGA
- a CDS encoding Cytochrome c biogenesis transmembrane protein (modular protein), whose amino-acid sequence MNTTRTRGRAAGLALGLLAIAAGASALAEVLPPQVELVYVYELGCTDCARVDALLQDLAALYPTLRIDRYDVHSSEGRRLVQRLLTAYGAELGPVPMVFVGDVAMIGSTFYGLRESPVRLTGLALELALDEAVARAVQVPTASPYDRLPATKTDLVAFLDPSDPASGSYERLVEDLLAQHPGLGLVRLDPARDDDRRTVGRLQRMMDAPGDPPALFVGDLALVGDTLYVRREAPRPFAFGEDDLRTVDALVARAVADEAASPLERLRLREQLTLWAVIGAALLDSLNPCDFALMLLLMGTLIVLGKRMKVLWAGLAFIAGTYVTYFTMGFAVYTLLGVTVGARGFRVPFLYTVSSLAILIGLFQMKDLLWYGRWFSIEIPERWKPRAKKLAESVASVPGAFVIGALESLFLAPCTSGPYLAILTLLSQTTERLEGALLLLLYNFVFVVPLIVLALAVHFGFTTTARAERWRKAKAGKFHFITGLVMFALGVGMIVAVRIGLL is encoded by the coding sequence ATGAACACCACACGAACGCGCGGGCGGGCAGCAGGGTTGGCGCTCGGGCTGCTGGCGATCGCGGCTGGCGCATCGGCGCTGGCGGAAGTCCTTCCCCCGCAGGTCGAGCTCGTCTACGTCTACGAGCTCGGCTGTACGGACTGCGCGCGGGTCGACGCCCTGCTCCAGGACCTCGCCGCGCTCTACCCGACGCTGCGCATCGATCGGTACGACGTCCACTCCTCGGAGGGACGTCGCCTCGTCCAGCGGCTGCTCACCGCGTACGGTGCGGAGCTCGGCCCGGTGCCGATGGTGTTCGTCGGGGATGTGGCGATGATCGGAAGCACGTTCTACGGCCTGCGCGAGTCGCCGGTGCGCCTGACGGGTCTGGCCCTCGAGCTGGCCCTGGATGAGGCTGTCGCCCGAGCTGTCCAGGTCCCCACGGCCTCTCCCTACGACCGCCTGCCCGCGACGAAGACGGACCTCGTGGCGTTCCTGGACCCGTCCGATCCCGCCAGCGGGTCGTACGAGCGGCTGGTGGAGGACCTCCTGGCGCAGCATCCCGGTCTTGGGCTGGTCCGGCTCGACCCGGCGCGTGACGACGACCGGCGCACCGTGGGGCGCCTGCAGCGGATGATGGACGCTCCTGGGGACCCGCCGGCCCTGTTCGTCGGTGATCTCGCCTTGGTGGGCGACACGCTCTACGTGCGCCGCGAGGCGCCCCGGCCGTTCGCGTTCGGCGAGGACGACCTGCGCACGGTCGATGCTCTCGTTGCCCGCGCGGTTGCAGACGAGGCCGCCTCACCCCTCGAGCGCCTTCGGTTGCGGGAACAGCTCACCCTGTGGGCCGTGATCGGGGCTGCGCTCCTGGATTCGCTCAACCCGTGCGACTTCGCCCTCATGCTCCTTCTCATGGGGACGCTGATCGTCCTCGGAAAGCGGATGAAGGTGCTCTGGGCGGGGCTCGCGTTCATCGCCGGGACGTACGTGACCTACTTCACGATGGGATTCGCGGTGTACACCCTGCTCGGGGTCACGGTGGGGGCGCGGGGGTTCCGTGTTCCGTTCCTGTACACGGTGTCCTCGCTGGCGATCCTGATCGGGCTGTTCCAGATGAAGGACCTCCTGTGGTACGGTCGCTGGTTCTCGATCGAGATCCCCGAGCGGTGGAAGCCGCGGGCGAAGAAGCTCGCGGAGTCCGTGGCCAGCGTCCCCGGGGCGTTCGTGATCGGGGCCTTGGAGTCGCTGTTCCTCGCCCCGTGCACGTCGGGTCCGTACCTGGCGATCCTCACTCTTCTCTCCCAGACCACGGAGCGGCTGGAGGGGGCGCTGTTGCTTCTCCTCTACAACTTCGTGTTCGTCGTGCCGCTCATCGTCCTGGCGCTCGCGGTGCACTTCGGGTTCACGACCACGGCCCGCGCGGAGCGGTGGCGGAAGGCGAAGGCGGGGAAGTTCCACTTCATCACTGGGCTCGTGATGTTCGCGCTCGGGGTGGGGATGATCGTCGCCGTCCGCATAGGGCTCCTGTAG
- a CDS encoding N-acetylglucosamine-6-phosphate deacetylase produces the protein MEKGGSLLIRNARLVTPAGVRAGDCLIQDGRIAAVGEVKNPGRAPDLDAEGRYLAPGFLDLHVHGGAGADFMDGDPDAARAVALFHAQHGTTGLLATIVPGPLDRMRRAMAAAAGVPGILGIHLEGPFLNPEKAGALDPGWFLPPGRDAFRELVAGFEHEIKVVTFAPELPGALDLVAEIEAIGAVPAIGHTAATHQGAEQAFQRGARHVTHLGNAMTGLHHRAPGCVGAALLSAASVELVCDGAHLHPVFVRLVVEFLRGRGELHRLCLVTDATAAAGMPDGNYRLGDREVCLERGAVRLADGTLAGSALTLDQALRNATRSANLPLEDALVLVTASPAQVLGLDGVIGALAVGARADLVFLDPDLTVLTTFQSGEIAATGRQIKSR, from the coding sequence ATGGAAAAGGGCGGGAGCCTCCTCATCCGCAACGCGCGGCTCGTGACCCCGGCCGGGGTGCGTGCGGGGGACTGCCTCATCCAAGACGGACGGATCGCAGCCGTGGGAGAGGTGAAGAACCCCGGGCGCGCCCCGGACCTGGATGCCGAAGGGCGGTACCTCGCGCCGGGGTTCCTCGACCTCCACGTCCACGGCGGGGCAGGGGCCGACTTCATGGACGGGGACCCCGACGCCGCGCGGGCGGTCGCACTCTTTCACGCCCAGCACGGGACGACCGGCCTCCTCGCTACGATCGTCCCGGGCCCCTTGGACCGGATGCGGAGGGCGATGGCGGCCGCGGCGGGAGTCCCGGGGATTCTGGGGATCCACCTCGAAGGGCCGTTCCTGAACCCCGAGAAAGCCGGCGCGCTTGATCCAGGGTGGTTCCTCCCGCCAGGCCGGGACGCGTTCCGAGAGCTCGTCGCCGGGTTCGAGCACGAGATCAAGGTCGTCACGTTCGCCCCCGAGCTTCCCGGCGCGCTCGACCTCGTCGCCGAGATCGAGGCGATCGGCGCCGTCCCCGCGATCGGCCACACCGCGGCCACGCACCAGGGAGCGGAACAGGCCTTCCAGCGCGGGGCGCGGCACGTAACCCACCTCGGGAACGCGATGACCGGGCTCCACCACCGCGCCCCCGGCTGCGTCGGCGCGGCGCTCCTTTCCGCCGCGTCGGTCGAACTCGTCTGCGACGGGGCCCACCTGCACCCCGTGTTCGTCCGCCTCGTGGTCGAGTTCCTCCGCGGGCGGGGGGAGCTCCACCGGCTGTGTCTGGTGACCGATGCTACCGCCGCGGCGGGGATGCCCGACGGCAACTACCGCCTGGGCGATCGCGAGGTCTGCCTGGAGCGCGGGGCAGTCCGCCTCGCCGACGGTACCCTCGCCGGCTCCGCCCTGACGCTGGACCAAGCCTTACGGAACGCGACCCGGTCTGCCAACTTGCCCCTGGAAGACGCCCTGGTCCTCGTCACCGCAAGTCCGGCGCAAGTCTTGGGGCTGGACGGCGTAATCGGGGCTCTCGCTGTGGGCGCTAGGGCTGACCTGGTCTTCCTCGACCCTGACCTCACAGTGTTGACCACTTTCCAGAGCGGTGAGATCGCCGCTACTGGCAGACAGATCAAGAGCAGATAG